Within the Mustela lutreola isolate mMusLut2 chromosome 2, mMusLut2.pri, whole genome shotgun sequence genome, the region ACTCTGTAGAAGCCCATTACTTttctgagggtgtgtgtgtgtgtgtgtgtgtgtgtgtgtgtttacctgCAAGATATGATGCATAGCCTTGCTGTCATTTAATGTCTGGTTTTGGCAAGCTTATGACACTACTATCTAATtgaatcaaatatattttacctattttggcacattaaaaaaatcttaatttttgctGTTACCTGAGTATATCATttgattttaggaaaaaaaattggtattttcttatatcttttttcttatttcatcagTAAGATCTCCACTCCTGTTTATTTGTATCAAAGAAAATTCAGATCTATTAGAAGACTCTGTGGATTTAGCTGTGTTTAGCATCAGTttaagctaaaaaataaattagttcaaAATTATGTCTGGTTGTTTCTTTCCCTTATTGAGctaaaaaaattcttcagtatGAGAATGGTGGTAGAGAAGAATGCCATGTCTAGTTGTGAAAATACAGTAAGAATGTAAGAGaactaaataaaaagtcttaattaAAATGCTTTGAGTTAAATGATCTCACAGGAAAAAATTTACCCCAATTCATTACTGACTTATAGGTCAGCTGCTTGATGCAAAtgtcaaatgaaataatgtgctGAAGAGTATGATACACAGGATGagattattcaaattaaaaaattcttggaaaggccatttattttataattagacTAGTGAAAAATATTTGATCTATTATCATTTGAttgtccttaaaataaaaaagccaaatgAATTTTGAATAAGTGGAAAGATTTATTATGCATTATTGtgaattaaaaatgtgatttgacttatataaaacacatatatttgataaataaatacatagatatattAAATTGCCTTAGCTTTTTGTTGTTCacttaaatataaacattatcTAAATAAAAGCAagagtctgaaaaacaatctgaggggtttgagtttgaaaaatattaaattacaaccatttaaacttttttttttcatttcagtctaGAATTATTAGTTTTTACATCTAGTTGTATGCATATTTGTGaggtatatgaaaaaaaaagtttctaaaccAGGAAGATTGCTTCCCTCATTGACAAATGAGTAACATTTTCCTTTCAGTCTTGTAGAGTCTTAATGTACAGAGCAGGCAAAATAACTATTGTGCCTCCATCACTCCACACTTAATCAGGTAATAGTTCCACATCTGCGGATGTGTCTTATAGGGCTAAAAATAAGAACAGTATATCATTTTCATGTACTTGAGtccatgaacaaaataaaaaccatatttcattttcaaagttgATATTTTATTAGAAGGGGAACAGATAATTTAATCAGTTATAAACGGAAAAGAAGAGGATGCTTAAATTATGAGGTAGATATAGGAATATATTGAAAAGTCCCAAATTCTGAAAAGATAAATACATTTGTGGAAATAATCCCAGCATGATATTAAATGTTCAGATACTGCACTCAGTTTTGTAAGTTTAGATGTTGGGTTACTGACACAGGACTTTGTTAGAAGCCAGAGAATCCATATCCTCCATAGCACAGTGGGAAGCAGCCGCCATATCTGTGGCCCCTCCAGCAACAGCCATGACCCAGTCTGGGGAAGTTGGCCCATCCCCAGACATATCCACAGTCCAGGCCACAAAAGCTTCCACAGCGACAACCTAGGCCTCCATAGTAGTTGGTGCAATGGCTCCTGGCATCAGGGGTGGTGAGTTGTTTTTCTGGTCAAAGATTTTGAGTATCAGTGGCAACATGTCTAAAGTGACACTTATATGCCCTGAGCAGATcatgtggtaaaatacatacCACCTATTTTTGAGTCATTCTATGTGTTACTCCTGTTTGACACAATTTTGACATATGAAGAGCCCCTTAAACTCATGAAAGTGTTTGAATTTGCATTGTTGTCTAGGCATGGTGTCCTTTAAACATACTGCATCCTTTTTATGAGAAAGAATTGTTGTATTTTCAAAGTCTGGACATCCcagacaaaataaaattccttATAGCCAGGGATATTAAATAACACATTTGGTAgtgttatgttttaaaattaaatattgcaTCATCTCTGGCTTATCTTGAATTGTTATGCTTCACTtaagattaaatgaaagaaatcgGTTAAATTCAAGGTGCTAAAATTTACTATATCCCTTCAAAGGCATCTAATACTTCATGGTAAAGTCTTTTTTCAAAGCTAAAGAAACATTTGGAAGTCTGGAGGCATTAGCTCACCTGCTGTGAACACCAGTATAGaacttcagggggaaaaaaagaagttgaaataaaactatcatttttctcttattttataacATTGGCCAccataaaaatattctcttttctgattttgCATACTAGTTTggaaaatgaacatttggattAACAACATGAAGTAATATTGCTCAAATATTAAAGACAAATCAGAGTAATCAAAAATCATAAGCAACATTAAAGATTattcaaaattcctttttttctcatctaGACTCCCTTTCTGGTTTATCTTCTATCCAAAAATAGATTACATTTGCCTCCTGCCATATAGAcaccttttcctccttttcccctaatccattatttatttaccttcttATCCCATCAGTTTTCAAATATCACTTTGCCTCAGTTCCTCTCAGTTCCCACTAGGGTGTGGGAAATAGAGGAAATAGTGAAATATATACAATTTCTCTTTGGCTTCCCTCCATTTTTTATACAATTCATACTTAAGTTCTTCCATATATATCTTCATTCTTACCATAATATTTTTGCCTTTGTATTCTCTTTGCCTAAGTTTTTTgtcctattttatttaaattcaattaattaacatacagtatatcattagtttcagatgtagagttcagttattcatcaaTTCCatgaaacacccagtgctcattacatcttTATGCCtattgtatgttttgttttctgtttcagaaaataGCTAAGTGTCTGCTAAGATATGAAATACTTAAGATCTTAGATGCTGAGAAAAAAATGCCTAATTCCCTGTGAAAAAGAGGTTTTAACATTGGAAATCTCCAAAAATATAAGTATAATGTAAAAATACAGGGTAGAGTAAAAGACCCACTGAAGGCAAAACGTCCTTCAGCTTACTCCAAGCAGTTAATCACTTAAACCCAAGACTGACCTGAATCCTGCTTGAACCTCAGCAGATACATCTTTAATTTGAATGGAACATCTAAATTCTTTTCAAACTCTCATGGCTTCAAATATACCATCCAGATTTTTTGAGCTTATAAAAATGATGTATTTTCCCAGCTGGACTTGTTGACTGATGAACACCTACTAGCATGCTGCAGAAAACCAATAAGGACGAGTTAAACGGGCGAATGCACTCTAAGATTCTTACAGGTAAAGATCAGCCTTCCCTAGACATGGATATCTCTATAAATGCATCTGAGGATTCAAAGGGGGAATTGTCTCAAACAGTTTTCCTGCTTTCGAGGAACATAAAGCCATCATTTcatttgctgttgttgttgttgtttaaagcaTAGTATAAAATATCCACGTCCTAAGTGTACAAGTTAGTGATATTTTGCGTTTATTGACAGACCACCTACATCAATCACACTCAAGATCCCCAAATTTTCTCTTGACCCTACCAAGTTAGTATTACTCTCTAGAAGTTTGTCTCCTCTGGACATCACATGAATGGCATCAGAGGGTATACCAGCAGCTTTTCTCTCCTGAATGATTTTGTTCATCCCTGTCTCTGTGAAATACATCATTGTTGCATATaactttagttttgttgttttcattactGCAAAGTAGCCCATTGTATGACTAAAGTacaatttatttactattttgctCTGGTAAATCTGTATTTGTgtagtttccttccttccttccttctttccttcctaatatgaataaagctgctatataCCTTTTACTAGTGGTTCTTTTTGTAGACCGAGGTGTTCCTTTACTTTGGGTATGCATGGGACACATATTgctaatttatgtatatatatttagcttCACTAGATTCTACTAAATAATTTTCCAATATAGTTGCTAGATTTACAATACCACCAGCAGCTTATGAAAGTTCTAATTGTTCTACAACCTTACCCACATTGGTCATTTCAGCATCTTAATCTGATCATCTTTAGGGTACATAGTGATatctgaatattattttaatttagttttcctGATCAATGTCCTGATGACATTGAGAATTTTACATAAGCTTATAAGCGGCTTAAATATCCTCTCTTTTGAAATGCCTGTTCaagtattttgtccatttttaagtgGCCTTGTTTGCtattaatcaattaatcaatattttataattgatTAAGAGGAACTCTTTACATTTTTGGGTGTTGGCATTTTGTcagatttatatattaaaattattttcacttagtatgtgacttaaaatttttccactttaaaatctctctatatataaacctaatgttGTAACATAATAACATctaatttattcatctttttcttttatgtttaatgtttttgGTTCTAATCAAATTTTTGACGACCTCACACAGTgttagttaattatttttatctcctttttttcagAATTGTTGCATTTTCATTgatcattctaaaaataaaaatagttgttAATTTGAATATTTCATGCTCATTCAGCCAAGCTGAAgcaataaaattacaaataagtcAAACAGGTTTCATTCTGTATGTCACACTCTGACTATTGACTCTGACAGATATGCCTCGGTTTTGGGGGTTGGTGAACTGGCTGTGATGTTCTCCTTAACATAAGCAATAGCTTTTCCCTGGAAATAAAGATGTGCTGGAGCATTTTTCCAAATCTAGCAGAGGAACATAAAAACAGTCATTTCAAAttctaataatataatattatattaggaACGTCAAATATCTGCTCCAAGTGATGGTGTTGATTATTCTTCTTTATAGCTATGGAAGGCATTTCTCACAAATCTGGAGAAATGTTATTAATCATTAAGAAATTAGAATAGCTATTGTTTTACTCTGTCAAGCTAAATAGTATAGTCATGCGGTGAAGTCATCAAGTTATTGCTTTCCCTGATCTAGCCAGTGCAAAGCTAATAAACTATGAGTAGTTTGATTGAAAGGGTAGACCTTACTATCTAGctaaacaaaactatttttatgtTTAGTAAACAAATCTGAGTCTTTCAAATCtaccttaaatattttacatagcaTTTGATCTTAGCATTGcttgctaattatttttttttcagatccagctaaactagaaattaatagcTTCAAGATTCTAAATCAAAACTAATAGCACTAACCAAAAATAGGTGGTTATGTGGAAAGCAGATGAGTCCTCATAAACTCTGTTTTATATTGCTATGATAATTGCAGGAACGTGTAACCAGAATTTCAAGACTATTTCTTTGAAATGATGCAAGATGGGAAATGCACTGTGAAAGATAAAGTCAGaattcagttaaataaataaataaataaagtaagccATTTGTTCCATTTTAAATTAGGATAATTTATTGCAAAGGAAACTGAGAAATTCTACAGTTATGAAAGTGCATGTAGGGGATACCAGAAGCAGGCAAATAAAAGATGATAAATATTCCTAGAATCTAAGGTGCAAAATACTTTTCATCTTGGCTTGGTCCCAGCTGATGTTGCTTCGTTCACGTTTTGATTAATTTGAGTTAAACACATTATGGCCTCAGACATTGGACTTCCAGGGCAGGATTTCAGTAGAAGCTAGAGAATCCATATCCTCCATAGCACCGAGGGCGGAAGCAGCCACATCTGTaacttccccagccccagcccagcctgcgGAAACTGCCACATCCCCAGCCACGGCCACAGCCCAGGCCACCAAAACCTCCACAGCCATAGCCCAGGCCTCCATAGTAGTTGCCGTAGTAGCTCATGGTGTTAGGCGTGTTGAGTTTGGTTTGCTGTATTCAAGGCTAGATCTTGAATGTGAATATCAGCATGTGTAAAGGGATGCTTATATACTTTGGTTAAAGCATGTAAATAATCACGTGTATACACTCCTTTTGTGTCATTTCTCAATTATCTACTTGacacaattcattcattcattgtccCCTGACATAGGGAGAGGCCCCAACACTCATTAGAATGTTTAAGATTGCTTTGTTGCCTAGTTAGGGTGGCCTCTAAAAGTTATTGCATCACTTTATAAGAAGGAATGCAGTATCTTCAAAGGCTGAACATATCAGACCCTAAACAGAATTCTTCATAGCTAGGCATGCCAATCATATCTGCTGGTGGTGTGTTTCTCAATGAAAtgttcttcatctctgttttgattttgtttttgtttttgttttttctagattGCTGTACTTCATTTACAAGTTGAATCAAAGAAATGGGTCAAAGTCAAAGCTCTATCATCTATCCTATCCTTTTAAAGCATCTTACTCCTCAGGCTAAAAAATGAGTTATCTACCTCTTTCagagataaggaaatggaaatatttgaGAGCCAAGAAGAATCAGCTTGACTGTTGTGATATCGGTAAggaattttaggaaataaatacataaataatctatgttttctttgattttagaaCATTGGTTACATAACTGAtacactttttactttttatattactttgaaaaataataaccatttttgcttgttataattgatgaactAATATTGATATGtaattattaactaaaatccatAGTTTATATTGCATTCTTCGTGTTGTACTGTTCCATGGGCTTTGACAAGGATGGGACAAAATTGTTCACAAACTGAAGGCAAGTCACTGCAATCAAATCTTTATTTCAGAGTAGCTTTCAAAGCTGACTAAAAGTTATCCTTCCAAATCCTAATCATCTTCTCTGGTATGAGATCTACCCAGGTTGCCTCCCAAAATGCagatcatggggcacctgagtggctaagtcagttaagcatttgccttcagctgaggtcatgacctcagggtcctgggatcacgtcccACATTGAGCCCCCTGCtctggtggggagtctgcttctctctcttcctctgctactccctctgcatGTGCTTgatcaagctctctctctctccctttctcactctgtgtcaaataaatgattcTATTTAAAGATGCAGACTgtgg harbors:
- the LOC131825991 gene encoding keratin-associated protein 19-3-like, whose amino-acid sequence is MSYYGNYYGGLGYGCGGFGGLGCGRGWGCGSFRRLGWGWGSYRCGCFRPRCYGGYGFSSFY